The following are encoded in a window of Acidicapsa ligni genomic DNA:
- a CDS encoding TonB-dependent receptor, with translation MRLARFKFLIVPMFLLFACVAAMAQQNSEIVGTVTDQTGAAVPDAKLVLRQTETGFVYNNVSNGSGGFVFPGLNIGTYTLKVTAKGFQTSTTNGLILNVSQTLGADVKLTIGSETTEVSVTADALAVQVDSNTVDTLISGDQVTEIATENRSIQALAALGLGVSSNLPDNNTPTSVASSSSITVNGLRQSHNIWLIDGGEADDRGSAGGPDIQPSADAIAQFQVLASNYPPDYGISSGATISLALKSGTQKFHGTLWELNRNDIFDANNFFNKYQKASPEDYSPVPKLRENIYGGNVGGPIFIPHVYNTQRQKTFFFWNEEWRKIIQGSQPTTANTIPDADRPVAGQNLTYVAPKFAPTQTIFAPAVSDPAYTAKEIALGLTPGQPMTTIPYQLLDPNAILYFGASDPVVPKEGNTKGQSVSSTTNPIDVREDVVRIDHSVNDKWKILGHYIHDSVTQGYPDATLGWNYESYNTVTSTLSNPSNSAAIKMTATVTPNLLVEASINYDGNTINITNAPNALQPAGWNVNKLFANGSKNLPGAQWDGVYGTGEQMGYAPWHNAAADYDPKVDISYTKGRHALKFGYGYNRYTKGQQLQIDPGGDYQFSHIQSGDAFISQILGLASQYTEAQGIPARHWVNETNSVYASDNWKVSSRLQVQIGFRYDALPHAWERARQVSNFDPNTYLPGQAAVFNPDNSISATSPGVYIPAGGTQAFYLNGMQLTGQQGFPRGLVNNDYATFQPRVGFSYDMTGAGRTVLRGGFGTFYERLQGNDVYGAATNVPFAYNPTVGQVYYSDPHTSWATGNSLSSTDLPVLASGITSLALTYKAPAVAQFSLGIQHQLAPSVIWVNQYVGNLAWHQNIDRNINTFPLTTPNNIRLASVNGSLTNPGLANAYRTYTGYGGISQEENTTNANYHSFQSGLRLQNKWGLSGELDYTYSHQIDLASTDLQTANNPWNLKYDKSSDAGTSGGYDRRHMFSANYIYKLPFFGKSTGLLRTTLGGWEVAGTIIAESGVPFIPATSATDTVGLGGGYTARPNIIGKMHYTKKVTQWFDPSVFQDATPGYAGGPNLGFGNAGRDAIVGPRRVNFNTSLYKNFPVGEWSHIQLRAESFNTFNHTEFNNLNPQLGNGQFGQLTGTWDPRVLQFTGKFIF, from the coding sequence ATGAGACTCGCGAGATTTAAATTTCTCATCGTGCCTATGTTCTTACTGTTCGCATGCGTCGCAGCAATGGCGCAGCAGAACTCCGAGATTGTAGGCACAGTCACAGACCAAACAGGAGCCGCCGTTCCGGACGCCAAACTGGTGCTCAGGCAAACGGAGACAGGCTTTGTCTATAACAACGTCAGCAATGGTTCGGGAGGCTTTGTATTCCCCGGCCTGAACATCGGCACCTATACTCTGAAGGTCACTGCCAAAGGCTTCCAGACTTCAACGACCAATGGTCTTATCCTGAACGTTTCGCAGACGCTCGGAGCGGACGTGAAACTGACCATCGGTTCGGAGACAACAGAGGTATCCGTTACCGCAGATGCGTTGGCAGTGCAGGTGGATTCGAACACGGTCGATACGCTGATTAGCGGCGACCAGGTTACAGAGATCGCGACGGAAAATCGCAGCATTCAGGCTTTGGCAGCGCTAGGCCTGGGCGTCAGCTCAAACCTTCCAGATAACAACACGCCGACTTCGGTAGCATCGAGCTCAAGCATCACAGTTAACGGACTTCGTCAGAGCCACAATATCTGGCTCATTGACGGTGGTGAAGCCGATGATCGTGGCAGCGCAGGCGGCCCGGACATTCAGCCCTCAGCAGACGCCATTGCGCAGTTCCAGGTGCTGGCCAGCAACTATCCGCCAGACTACGGTATCTCTTCAGGCGCGACGATCAGTCTTGCGCTCAAGAGCGGTACGCAGAAGTTTCATGGAACCCTGTGGGAACTGAATCGCAACGATATTTTCGATGCGAATAACTTCTTCAACAAGTATCAAAAGGCGAGCCCGGAAGATTATTCCCCGGTGCCTAAGCTGCGCGAAAACATCTACGGTGGTAACGTAGGCGGGCCGATTTTTATCCCGCATGTGTATAACACGCAACGACAGAAGACATTCTTTTTCTGGAACGAAGAATGGCGCAAGATCATCCAGGGCAGCCAACCTACGACGGCCAATACGATTCCGGATGCGGATCGCCCGGTTGCAGGCCAGAACCTAACGTATGTTGCACCAAAATTCGCACCGACTCAGACCATCTTTGCGCCAGCGGTCAGCGATCCAGCTTACACGGCCAAGGAAATTGCTTTGGGACTAACTCCCGGGCAGCCGATGACAACAATTCCGTATCAGCTTCTTGATCCGAATGCGATCCTCTACTTCGGTGCGTCCGATCCGGTCGTTCCCAAGGAAGGCAACACGAAGGGTCAGTCTGTCTCTTCCACCACGAACCCAATCGACGTTCGCGAAGATGTGGTTCGTATCGATCACTCGGTCAACGACAAGTGGAAGATTCTCGGCCACTATATCCATGACAGTGTTACGCAGGGATATCCAGATGCGACCCTGGGCTGGAACTATGAGTCGTATAACACTGTGACAAGTACGTTGAGCAATCCGTCGAACAGTGCAGCAATCAAGATGACCGCTACGGTTACACCGAACCTGCTGGTGGAAGCCTCGATCAACTACGACGGAAATACGATCAACATCACCAATGCACCCAACGCGCTGCAACCGGCTGGATGGAATGTCAACAAACTCTTCGCCAATGGTTCGAAGAATCTTCCCGGCGCACAGTGGGACGGCGTATACGGTACAGGCGAGCAGATGGGTTATGCTCCCTGGCACAATGCGGCGGCAGACTATGACCCCAAGGTGGATATTTCTTACACGAAGGGCAGACATGCACTCAAGTTTGGCTATGGCTACAACCGCTACACCAAGGGCCAACAGTTGCAGATTGATCCTGGTGGCGATTATCAGTTCTCTCACATTCAGAGCGGCGATGCTTTCATCTCGCAGATCCTCGGTCTGGCTTCTCAATATACTGAGGCTCAGGGAATTCCAGCACGTCACTGGGTGAACGAGACGAACTCCGTGTACGCCAGTGATAACTGGAAGGTCAGTTCGCGGCTGCAGGTACAAATCGGTTTCCGTTATGATGCTCTGCCACATGCATGGGAACGTGCGAGACAGGTGTCGAACTTTGACCCCAACACTTATCTCCCCGGCCAGGCAGCGGTATTTAACCCAGACAATTCCATCTCGGCGACGAGCCCGGGCGTATACATTCCAGCGGGAGGCACACAAGCCTTCTATCTGAATGGTATGCAGTTGACTGGACAACAAGGTTTTCCGCGAGGTCTGGTTAACAACGATTACGCGACATTCCAGCCACGTGTTGGATTCTCATACGACATGACGGGAGCCGGAAGAACGGTTCTGCGTGGCGGCTTTGGTACCTTCTACGAACGTCTGCAGGGTAACGACGTCTATGGCGCCGCGACCAATGTTCCGTTCGCTTACAACCCAACTGTCGGTCAGGTTTATTACTCTGATCCACACACGAGCTGGGCTACAGGAAATTCTCTGAGCAGCACAGACCTGCCGGTCCTGGCATCTGGTATTACCAGCCTGGCCTTGACCTATAAGGCTCCTGCAGTAGCTCAATTCAGCCTGGGTATTCAGCATCAGCTGGCTCCCTCGGTTATCTGGGTTAACCAATACGTCGGCAACCTGGCATGGCATCAGAACATTGACCGTAACATCAACACGTTCCCGCTTACGACGCCAAACAATATTCGCCTGGCATCTGTAAATGGCAGCCTTACGAATCCTGGACTAGCCAACGCCTATCGTACTTACACTGGGTACGGTGGTATTAGCCAGGAAGAAAACACTACGAACGCCAACTATCACAGCTTCCAGTCTGGTCTTCGCCTGCAAAATAAATGGGGCCTGAGTGGTGAGCTTGACTACACGTATTCTCACCAGATTGATCTTGCCAGCACCGATCTGCAGACGGCGAACAATCCCTGGAACCTGAAGTATGACAAGTCGTCAGACGCGGGAACCTCGGGCGGTTATGATCGTCGTCACATGTTCTCCGCCAACTACATTTACAAGCTTCCGTTCTTTGGAAAGAGCACGGGATTGTTGCGTACGACGCTGGGTGGATGGGAAGTTGCAGGCACGATCATTGCTGAATCCGGTGTGCCGTTTATACCGGCTACAAGCGCAACGGATACTGTTGGTCTTGGCGGTGGTTACACGGCTCGGCCAAACATTATCGGCAAGATGCATTACACAAAGAAGGTCACGCAGTGGTTCGATCCTTCGGTGTTCCAGGACGCGACGCCCGGATATGCGGGCGGACCGAATCTGGGCTTTGGTAATGCGGGCAGAGATGCGATTGTGGGACCACGACGCGTCAACTTCAACACGTCCCTTTACAAGAACTTCCCTGTGGGTGAGTGGTCGCACATTCAGCTTCGCGCTGAGTCGTTCAACACCTTTAACCACACGGAGTTTAACAACCTCAATCCGCAGCTCGGCAACGGACAGTTTGGTCAGTTGACGGGTACGTGGGATCCGCGTGTCCTGCAATTCACAGGCAAGTTCATTTTCTAA
- a CDS encoding stage II sporulation protein M, which produces MTTVLSNHWIQKRKPHWERLTALVATADQSRLKGLSRSELQELALLYRQAASDLSTLRQDSTSAALAGQLNHLLARAHHIIYSSRKSSWRTLLLFLRDGYPRVFRQQIAFTFSSMVILLAATLIAVVFTLADPRFANPILGPIVINSIQHHEMWTHSIVSVAPQAASGIMTNNLSVSFSAFAGGLLFGVGAVYIMFFNGLMLGAVAIACQQAGIAVPLWSFVVPHGSLELPAIVIAGGAGLRLGYGMLFPGIYRWKDSVAKAGVEATQLVCGVIPLLIIAGSLEGFFSPSAAPVALKFGVGAGLFLLLLIWLFRPLPAVAAK; this is translated from the coding sequence ATGACAACAGTCCTTTCCAATCACTGGATTCAGAAACGCAAGCCGCACTGGGAGCGATTGACGGCGCTCGTCGCGACCGCCGACCAGTCTCGGCTGAAGGGGCTCTCCCGCAGCGAACTGCAGGAGCTGGCGCTGCTCTACAGGCAAGCCGCCTCCGACCTCTCCACGTTGAGGCAGGACTCGACTTCGGCTGCATTGGCCGGACAACTGAATCATTTGCTTGCTCGTGCTCACCATATTATCTATTCCAGCCGCAAGTCGAGTTGGAGGACTTTGCTTCTCTTTCTTCGCGATGGGTATCCGCGAGTCTTTCGACAGCAGATCGCGTTCACCTTCAGTTCCATGGTGATTCTTCTGGCTGCGACGTTGATTGCGGTGGTGTTTACTCTTGCCGACCCGCGCTTTGCAAACCCCATTCTGGGGCCGATCGTCATCAATAGTATTCAGCATCACGAGATGTGGACGCACTCGATCGTCAGCGTCGCTCCGCAGGCGGCGAGCGGCATTATGACGAACAATCTCTCTGTCTCTTTTTCTGCGTTTGCGGGTGGGCTGCTGTTTGGAGTGGGTGCTGTTTACATCATGTTTTTTAATGGGCTGATGCTGGGCGCGGTGGCAATCGCCTGCCAGCAAGCGGGCATAGCCGTTCCTCTGTGGAGCTTTGTTGTTCCGCATGGCTCGCTTGAACTGCCTGCGATTGTGATTGCTGGCGGAGCCGGGCTTCGGCTTGGATATGGAATGCTTTTTCCTGGGATTTACAGGTGGAAGGATTCTGTCGCGAAGGCTGGAGTCGAAGCTACGCAATTGGTTTGTGGAGTGATTCCGCTGCTGATCATTGCGGGCTCGCTGGAGGGATTCTTTTCTCCATCGGCAGCTCCGGTGGCGCTCAAGTTTGGGGTTGGCGCTGGATTGTTTTTGCTGCTGTTGATCTGGCTTTTCAGACCGCTTCCTGCTGTTGCTGCTAAGTAA
- a CDS encoding ethanolamine ammonia-lyase subunit EutB — protein sequence MNYGYTIGGVRHQFNDLRDLLAKATPYRSGDDLAGLVATSAEQRIAAQYALADLPLNHFLNEQVVPYESDEVTRLIVDSHNAAAFAPVASLTVGEFRDWLLSDDATGERLATLSPGITPEMAAAVSKLMRVQDLILVAAKIRVITRFRTTVGLPGRLSTRLQPNHPTDDATGIAASLLDGLLLSSGDAVIGINPVSDNASSVTQLLRMIDTVRERFHIPAQSCVLAHITTQIAALEQGAPLDLLFQSIAGTEAANTSFGINLALLKEGHEAAQSLKRGAICADGSLGKNVMYFETGQGSALSANAHHGIDQQTVEARAYAVARHFDPMLVNTVVGFIGPEYLYNGKQITRAALEDHFCGKLLGLPMGCDVCYTNHAEADQDDMDALLTLLGAAGINYIMGVPGADDVMLNYQSTSFHDALYVRRILGLRPAPEFEAWLAGEGFQRLYLEASASSTNELDMLLERLLPA from the coding sequence ATGAATTATGGCTACACCATCGGCGGCGTGCGGCACCAGTTCAACGACCTCCGCGACCTGCTGGCAAAGGCTACACCCTACCGCAGCGGAGACGACCTCGCTGGCCTGGTCGCCACCTCCGCCGAGCAGCGCATAGCCGCGCAATACGCTCTCGCAGATCTTCCCCTGAACCACTTCCTCAACGAGCAAGTCGTCCCCTATGAATCCGACGAAGTAACCCGCCTCATCGTCGATAGCCACAACGCAGCAGCCTTCGCCCCCGTCGCATCCCTGACCGTAGGCGAATTCCGCGACTGGCTCCTCTCCGACGACGCCACAGGCGAACGCCTTGCCACACTATCGCCCGGCATTACGCCCGAAATGGCCGCAGCCGTAAGCAAGCTCATGCGCGTTCAGGATTTGATTCTCGTCGCCGCCAAAATCCGCGTAATTACGCGCTTCCGCACCACCGTCGGCCTGCCCGGCCGTTTATCCACGCGCCTTCAGCCCAACCACCCCACCGACGACGCCACAGGCATCGCTGCATCGCTCCTGGATGGCCTGCTGCTCTCATCCGGCGACGCCGTCATCGGCATCAATCCCGTGAGCGACAACGCCTCCAGCGTCACCCAGCTTCTGCGCATGATCGACACCGTACGCGAGCGCTTCCACATCCCCGCGCAAAGCTGTGTCCTCGCCCACATCACCACCCAGATCGCCGCATTAGAACAAGGCGCACCTCTCGATCTCCTCTTCCAATCCATCGCAGGCACAGAGGCCGCGAACACCAGCTTCGGCATCAATCTAGCACTCCTCAAAGAGGGTCACGAAGCCGCGCAATCCCTCAAGCGCGGAGCCATCTGCGCCGATGGCTCACTCGGCAAAAATGTCATGTACTTTGAAACAGGGCAGGGCTCCGCGCTCAGCGCCAACGCGCATCACGGAATAGATCAACAAACTGTCGAGGCACGCGCCTACGCCGTCGCCCGCCACTTCGATCCCATGCTCGTGAACACCGTTGTAGGCTTCATCGGCCCCGAATACCTGTACAACGGCAAGCAGATCACCCGCGCCGCACTCGAAGATCACTTCTGCGGCAAGCTTCTCGGCCTGCCCATGGGCTGCGACGTCTGTTACACCAACCACGCCGAGGCCGATCAGGACGACATGGACGCGCTACTCACCCTCCTCGGCGCAGCCGGCATCAACTACATCATGGGCGTACCCGGCGCAGACGACGTCATGCTCAACTACCAGAGCACCAGCTTCCACGACGCACTCTACGTCCGGCGCATTCTCGGCCTGCGCCCCGCACCCGAGTTCGAAGCATGGCTCGCAGGCGAAGGCTTCCAACGCCTCTATCTCGAAGCCTCAGCATCCTCTACCAACGAACTCGATATGCTGCTCGAAAGGCTGCTTCCGGCATGA
- a CDS encoding RDD family protein has translation MEPEWDQLSIDTPELVAIEMPVAGIGSRFVALLVDYLIWVAAIAVLLILIALVDPSLSRFSKIGEKWASALFILALFLLYWGYFTLFEAFWNGRTPGKRVAKIRVIQKSGRGIGLFEAMTRNLLRIVDQFPGVYAVGVVCIFLNKEHQRLGDLAAGTLVVHERENLEASGAGSSGRTFTAGMFDAPTAFSEQATGTMRTIKPKDFDVAASGIQRLGPSDLELLEGFFARRLDFSMEMRASLAQRIADGILAKTGLTMPQGVSVETFLEEVARQLRDLVRIQ, from the coding sequence ATGGAGCCTGAATGGGACCAGCTTAGCATCGATACCCCGGAGTTGGTGGCTATCGAGATGCCTGTCGCTGGAATTGGAAGCCGTTTTGTTGCCTTGCTGGTCGATTACCTGATCTGGGTAGCGGCCATTGCTGTGCTCCTGATTTTGATAGCGCTGGTCGATCCCAGCCTGTCGCGTTTCAGCAAAATAGGCGAGAAATGGGCATCGGCACTTTTCATCCTGGCCCTGTTTCTTTTGTACTGGGGATATTTCACGCTTTTTGAGGCGTTCTGGAATGGACGTACGCCTGGCAAGCGCGTGGCCAAAATTCGGGTGATTCAGAAATCGGGGCGGGGTATTGGTCTGTTTGAAGCCATGACCAGAAACCTGCTGAGGATCGTGGACCAGTTTCCCGGAGTTTACGCTGTCGGCGTCGTATGCATTTTTCTCAATAAAGAGCATCAGCGGCTGGGCGATCTGGCGGCCGGAACGCTGGTGGTGCATGAGCGGGAAAATCTGGAAGCATCCGGGGCAGGTTCAAGCGGACGGACTTTTACTGCTGGCATGTTCGACGCACCGACGGCTTTTTCTGAGCAGGCAACAGGAACAATGCGAACGATCAAGCCGAAGGACTTTGACGTGGCCGCAAGTGGGATTCAACGCCTTGGACCGTCGGATCTGGAATTGCTGGAGGGATTTTTTGCGCGCCGATTGGATTTCAGTATGGAAATGCGCGCATCGCTGGCGCAGCGAATCGCGGATGGGATTCTGGCCAAGACGGGATTGACGATGCCCCAGGGAGTCAGTGTGGAGACTTTTCTGGAAGAAGTGGCGCGTCAGCTTCGTGATCTGGTTCGGATCCAATGA
- a CDS encoding DUF58 domain-containing protein, whose amino-acid sequence MLQPSLHPVSVQAACQPHSRFAFGLSIRVFTLLGLGFLWLIPGYYIPRLAYGMLLWDALVLIAALLDAWRLPAPASITVGRAWLSAPSLGNSVEIELSIRHQNSLALDCQLTDDLPVELIETPAIHKLRAYPRNAATLRYIVNPRERGDVEAGAIYLQYRSLLGLVSRWAIVPVSQPVRIYPELRTAEDQQLFLAKSRRIDLQLRQMRHRGLGREFESLREYRLGDDLRDVCWTASARRGDLVTRQYQAERSQSVWIVLDTGRLLRARVADDSAGRQSNHYTKLDYACSTAVALAQLALYSGDRVGLLGYGRRIQQQLLPNRGAGHLRQFLESLAQLRAEPSEADHLRATAILGRLQPRRSLILWITDLAESSMRPEVIDGAAQLLHRHVVLFVAMAQPEVAAIARAVPSNVEEMFRSAAAQEMASRRELLLARLRDQGAITIDTLPNQMTASVLNQYLSIKERAIL is encoded by the coding sequence ATGCTCCAGCCCTCACTCCATCCCGTTTCCGTGCAGGCCGCGTGCCAGCCGCACAGCCGATTCGCATTCGGCCTCAGCATTCGTGTGTTTACCCTGTTGGGCCTGGGTTTCCTCTGGCTCATTCCCGGCTATTACATTCCACGCCTTGCCTACGGCATGTTGCTGTGGGATGCGCTCGTTCTCATCGCCGCACTGCTCGATGCCTGGCGTCTTCCCGCTCCCGCCAGCATTACTGTTGGCCGCGCATGGCTCTCTGCTCCATCGCTCGGCAATAGCGTGGAGATTGAGCTAAGCATTCGGCACCAGAACTCGCTCGCTCTCGACTGCCAGCTTACGGACGATCTTCCTGTCGAGCTTATCGAAACACCGGCCATTCACAAGCTCCGCGCCTACCCGCGCAATGCAGCCACGCTCCGCTATATCGTCAACCCGCGTGAACGTGGCGATGTTGAAGCAGGAGCCATCTATCTTCAGTACCGCAGCCTGCTTGGATTGGTTTCACGCTGGGCAATCGTTCCGGTCAGCCAGCCCGTCCGCATCTACCCTGAACTGCGAACTGCGGAAGACCAGCAACTCTTTCTCGCGAAGAGCCGCCGTATCGATCTTCAGCTTCGCCAGATGCGTCATCGCGGCCTCGGTCGCGAGTTTGAGAGCCTGCGGGAATATCGCCTCGGCGATGACCTTCGCGATGTCTGCTGGACCGCTTCCGCGCGTCGCGGCGATCTCGTAACCCGCCAGTATCAGGCAGAACGCTCGCAGTCTGTCTGGATCGTTCTGGATACGGGACGCCTCCTCCGCGCCCGCGTGGCGGATGATTCTGCGGGCAGGCAATCCAACCATTACACCAAGCTCGACTACGCCTGCTCCACTGCCGTAGCACTCGCGCAGCTTGCGTTGTACTCAGGTGACCGTGTGGGCCTGCTCGGCTATGGTCGTCGCATCCAGCAGCAGTTGCTTCCCAATCGAGGAGCGGGCCACTTGCGCCAGTTTCTGGAGTCGCTTGCCCAACTGCGTGCCGAGCCCAGCGAAGCGGATCATCTGCGCGCGACTGCGATTCTTGGCCGGCTTCAACCGCGCAGATCCCTGATCCTCTGGATCACGGATCTCGCTGAATCCTCCATGCGCCCAGAAGTCATCGACGGCGCAGCCCAACTCCTGCATCGGCACGTAGTTCTCTTTGTAGCTATGGCGCAGCCGGAAGTCGCAGCCATTGCCCGCGCTGTTCCCAGCAATGTTGAAGAGATGTTTCGCTCAGCGGCCGCACAGGAGATGGCCAGCCGCCGCGAACTGCTCCTGGCTCGCCTGCGCGATCAGGGTGCCATCACGATCGACACTTTGCCCAACCAGATGACTGCCAGCGTCTTGAACCAATACCTATCCATAAAAGAACGAGCCATACTCTAA
- a CDS encoding tetratricopeptide repeat protein yields MKIAGWICAGLLLFGASWCRAQQLAGVQSAGAHAANRDAQLALALEREGKLSEAVVAWKKVVAAEPHNASAFAQLGLLEARRERYTEAVTYYRKARALQPGLPNLGLNLGLALFKSENFHDAAEVFEGELKKQPNGESTQRLTILAGMSEYAQRNYAVAAGYLKDASARDAQNLSLRLTLAHCYLWTKQFDATLAVYKEILALDPNSAEADMLAGEAMDGMHETDGAVQQFRAAVKANPKEPNVHFGLGYLLWTQKNFPDAIAEFNAELVNDPQSSASMIYLGDTYVRLNQFDEAKRVLEKAATLPGSDPLLHLDLGIVYTETGDKDAAAKELSQAVVMEPDNVTAHFRLAKLYQSMGKKEEAKVEFAKASSLNKKEDAGLYQRISNAAAGPARDSKSTTQDSPEKP; encoded by the coding sequence GTGAAGATTGCAGGTTGGATTTGTGCCGGGTTGCTGTTGTTTGGAGCGAGCTGGTGCCGGGCGCAGCAATTGGCTGGTGTGCAATCGGCTGGTGCGCATGCGGCTAATCGCGATGCGCAGTTGGCACTGGCGCTGGAGCGGGAAGGCAAGCTATCCGAGGCAGTGGTTGCGTGGAAGAAGGTGGTTGCTGCGGAGCCGCATAATGCATCGGCGTTTGCTCAACTGGGTTTGCTGGAGGCGCGACGGGAACGCTATACGGAAGCTGTTACTTACTACAGGAAGGCGCGGGCATTGCAGCCGGGATTGCCTAATCTTGGTTTGAATCTGGGGCTGGCGTTATTCAAGTCGGAGAACTTTCATGATGCGGCGGAGGTCTTTGAAGGGGAACTGAAGAAGCAGCCGAATGGAGAGAGTACGCAGCGGTTGACGATTCTTGCGGGTATGTCGGAGTATGCGCAGCGGAACTATGCTGTGGCGGCTGGTTATCTGAAAGACGCATCGGCGCGGGATGCGCAGAATCTATCTTTGCGGTTGACGCTGGCGCATTGCTATCTGTGGACGAAGCAGTTTGATGCGACGCTGGCGGTGTATAAGGAGATTCTGGCTCTCGATCCTAACTCGGCCGAGGCGGACATGCTCGCGGGCGAGGCGATGGATGGCATGCACGAAACGGATGGCGCTGTGCAGCAGTTTCGTGCGGCGGTGAAGGCTAATCCGAAGGAGCCTAATGTGCATTTTGGGCTGGGTTATCTGCTGTGGACGCAGAAGAATTTTCCCGATGCGATTGCGGAGTTCAATGCGGAGCTTGTGAACGATCCTCAGAGCAGTGCGTCGATGATTTATCTGGGCGATACGTATGTGCGGCTGAACCAGTTTGATGAGGCAAAACGAGTGTTAGAGAAGGCGGCTACTCTGCCGGGTTCCGATCCTCTGTTGCATCTTGACCTGGGTATTGTTTATACGGAAACAGGCGACAAAGATGCTGCCGCAAAAGAACTGAGTCAGGCTGTAGTGATGGAGCCGGACAATGTGACTGCGCATTTTCGGTTGGCCAAGTTATATCAATCGATGGGGAAGAAAGAGGAGGCCAAAGTAGAGTTTGCAAAGGCCAGCTCGCTGAACAAGAAAGAGGATGCGGGTTTATATCAGCGGATCAGCAATGCCGCTGCCGGACCGGCGCGGGACTCGAAGAGCACTACGCAGGATTCGCCGGAAAAGCCTTAG
- the eutC gene encoding ethanolamine ammonia-lyase subunit EutC produces MSNPRTDPDSEGSLVQPQQRAIENSHLSPQISPKSSQQMSPTLATHLRSLTPARVGLRRTGLSIAINELLDFQLAHARARDAVHAALQPSTLLTALRDLPRQSKDPLLLHSAAANRQAYLQRPDLGRKLDESSRKRLIEYPEPGPYNLSIVLVDGLSALAVERNATPLLAELLPNLPEFMQLAPICIVEQGRVAIGDEIAHALSASLVIVLIGERPGLSSPDSLGAYITWQPRPGRTDAERNCISNIRSEGLRYQQAAARLLYYIHESHRLQLTGVALKEADLQLETGQ; encoded by the coding sequence ATGAGCAACCCCCGCACCGATCCAGACTCCGAAGGCAGCCTCGTCCAACCACAGCAACGCGCTATCGAGAACTCGCACCTGAGTCCGCAGATAAGCCCCAAGTCGAGCCAACAAATGAGCCCCACGCTCGCCACCCACCTGCGCTCACTCACACCCGCCCGCGTCGGCCTTCGCCGCACCGGCCTGAGCATCGCCATCAACGAACTACTCGACTTCCAACTGGCCCACGCCCGAGCCCGCGACGCAGTCCACGCAGCCCTGCAACCCAGTACCTTGTTGACAGCTCTACGCGACCTTCCACGGCAGAGTAAGGACCCACTGCTCCTTCACTCCGCAGCCGCGAACCGGCAAGCCTATCTGCAACGTCCCGATCTGGGCCGCAAGCTCGACGAATCCAGCCGCAAACGCCTCATCGAATATCCGGAACCCGGCCCATACAATCTATCGATTGTCCTTGTGGACGGACTCTCAGCGCTGGCCGTCGAGCGCAATGCCACCCCACTACTCGCCGAGCTGCTCCCCAACCTGCCGGAGTTCATGCAACTCGCACCCATCTGCATCGTCGAGCAAGGCCGCGTAGCCATCGGAGACGAAATCGCCCATGCCCTGTCCGCCTCGCTCGTAATCGTGCTGATCGGCGAGCGCCCCGGCCTAAGCTCACCAGACTCCCTCGGAGCCTACATTACCTGGCAGCCGCGCCCCGGACGCACCGATGCCGAACGCAACTGCATCTCCAACATTCGCAGCGAAGGCCTCCGCTACCAGCAAGCCGCAGCCCGCCTGCTCTATTACATCCACGAGTCACATCGCCTGCAACTCACCGGCGTCGCCCTCAAAGAAGCAGACCTGCAACTGGAGACTGGCCAATGA